The region CTGAGTATTTTGAGCTTTGAAACGCATGAAATGGTTGATTATTGCTCGAGTTATGTTGTTTTCAAGTTTGATGATGTTTTTgattcttgctcgattcatgagttTTGTTATGTTTTAATGAAAATTATTGTTGGATTCGTGTTTGCCATGCTTGGATGATCATTTCTGTGTAGCCAATTTTGATTTCTGGGAATTTTTATTGTTGAGCTCGATTGAAGGTGATGAACATTGTTCCTGTTCTTGAGTAAACCCTAATTTCATAAACCATGCCCAGATTTCCTTCTATTTACGTATTGCATGGCCCTGTTCCAGCATGAACCAATAACATTATTTCCTGGCCGTGCCCAAAACGGCACCTTTTTGATAAGTGAATACCATAATTACAGGAATGCCATTCTCGGTTCATAAATccaaattaattcatttttttcttcaatttttatttcactttgttagtcaatcttgcaaaattcataaatcatccatttcaaatccaaatttagtgggaatttttgcatcatcttcatcatgatccctagttttttatcatgatttttgctgattttttggatgagtgaattttaattggcattagggtttgtagaatgtgaccaaattttgtacatcttgccaaatcttttgtgaaattgtgatgcattatccatttgatctgaaattttttgtgctcaaactagactcactcatgtttattttgatgtaaagatcatgaatttatcttatgtggtttgagagttgtgaatttttgaagtagggtgtgacaacttgtgtcacaccatggatgtgcaaattgctgatttttgtatccatgcttcttgacctccaattgatctaaaattttgcatgaacctactcttgtatgtctagtttgcacatgattttttgtggaattatttgtgccattttccatttgtttgagattttctcccctgtttgaccaaaatgttgaccttatgtgatacatgttgccatttgttttgtgaaatcctcatactttattagatggacatgaaattttacatgagataactagacatcctcatctttgccatggttttagtcccactcatttatcatacaccatctctgatttatgatttttctaagttgatgcatgtttggttgacttcattgagcatgttcaaaattgctttgactttctgattttcattgactgccttccacttgtccaaatgtgatgaaatttgacatgcttaccatgctataTGTTAGGATTgttcatgatttatttggtgatttttggaaatgtttgagattgcttttgattcaagtcttgctgttgacttctatgagcttctaaatgctatactttgacctaaattgttcatgaaatgatgatgatgtttgatatgaatgtgaacccaattgggattgtttcttgattgattaaacatgattttgaatgcttgccctttgctgttttgactttttcattctcttttgaccctaggcttgccctagtggtcctgttactcacttttgagcttgtgttttcaggttgaccaacaaatgaccaatgaggccaattctttttgattgagtttgcttgaatatcattgtttaacttgttgttttgtaggtggtttgGCTCTCAAGatttaagccttgtgccttgcacattcatttgcttctgactaactgttaatgtctgtttccttttgctttgatttgagttgcatactaacatctgcttgactatttcaggtgcttttagttgcttagttccttgtgaactttttgctttgctttgcttgtataagcaatttgcattgaggtatatcccttaatcttcatgtagtctggaagacctggcctgttacttggccaggcaactgtctgaagtcctccttaagaggcaatgtttgtgtatgtttaatttgtccttgtacatagtcaaagacctcctaagtgaagaggcaattggcagaatcaagggatatgcaacctatcccctgctattctgtgtgtcttctgctttgctcacaccactgtgttgatgcattgcagatacaaacccaagatcttgtacaattgtacagttgagtcagtttcaaatgtgtagaagggttcccactttctgaacccacacattcttgtcagatgctctccctggccagggataagagcaatgaggcacacccctcatcccctttcatctgcttcaccttagcccctcaatggcaaggttaaaAGCACCATTCACCccgttccagaggtttgtttgttgaggttgatatgacccctcgactaaaacctagccctgatgtttgagccccttgttggtgtgtctattttatgctgtatgtgcttgtgtgtgcttgtgtggtgtgtttgtatcccctaggtttgttagactccgcgtagtctcgtttgcatgtcaattaaggtagcacggttccttcgtataggacttcctttcttgcttgagctttcttaaaacacaaacacattatcccctcttaaggatacgttaactccttctactacaggtgagtaagtctccaaaggtcgagcatccggtagattgtgcagtgacgttgtccacttaaaaaacacaaaccaacaggaatagtttagccgaactacggcaactctgattctcatgttcaggtgagatacgtaggcacgagatgcgatgtcttgtcgagtttgactaaccactaacactaattcttttctctcaccctcgttgtgattgagatctcccctttctcttgccctagttgcaatcgagacccttgcttcctgtgcaagttaggttaggtgtggcttgcttcctgtgcaagtcatgtttaggataggcttgcttcctgtgcaagttagctagaaaccttaacttagggacgattttgcatgacaacatctaggctcgagtcgtagtctccctagagttgtgtctccctctgttatctggttaggctagttctttttccctgcgtaggggaactacgtcgccctgatcctcataccagatgaggtacgtaggcaggagatgagctgatctcttcgggcgcctttttttctttttccgcctttttttttctttttcaatcctttgtgtcttaaccacccttgtgtgttttctggttcggatgctgatgtaagtccagtgattggcattcgggctccacgtttgcctgtgtttgtgtttgtttgcgtgcgtgtcagccgagctacgaatgctctgattctccttcgtccaaggagatacgtatgcataggatgcgatatcctagcgagcatgtgttttccccagtccgaactacttcgactctgatgtctatgcctgatagactaagtaggcccaggatgcggtatcctgccgagtcagtttcagtcttgtttgttttcttgtgtctctttcagccagtgtgtgtgtgtgtgagcagcgtttttagcaaccattttccttcctattgtgcgtggatcccgtcgagtacgacggatgcgtaggggtgctaataccttcccttcgcataaccgactcccgatcccattctctttggtcgcgagaccatgttcttttccaggtttactctgagcgtttcctttccctcttttgggataaataacgcacggtggcggctctgttgtttcttgttttcccgccggttttttgcgtaatgcgacagtgAGGTGTTAATATCTTCCTCGCGCATAACCGATTTTCGAACCTGAATTTGGTTGCAACAACCATATTTTCATTCTTTTAGGGTTTTATAGACGTTTCCCCTTTAAAAACTAAACTTCGGTGACGTCTCTGTTGTATTTCGAGTGTTCGCACGCTGGAATATTTTTCGCGCCGCTACAAAATGCAACAAAAATAAATACTCTCTtcgttcctttttaagtgtcactttcttgAAAAAAATTGTTCTTTTTTAATTGTCGCTTAcaaagttcaaggtagtattaattgTATTTTTATCAAAATTATCCCTAGGTAATGATTATAGAGacaaagaaaaaaaatgaatgtacataaataaataattaaaagtATTATAAGTAAAATgagaattattgtttgaaaaataacaataatgatTATCTTTCGTGGTATGTGTAAAAAGTTAAAAAATGACATTTTAAAATAAACGGAGAGAGTAACTAGAATATAAGAGTTAATGGAAGAGAAAGAAACATCATAGATTTTTGGAGGTTCGGTTGAATGATTTGACCTACCGCTCTTTCTAAGAATTTCTTCTGAGAATTTCCATAATGATGTGAGCTTTTGATAGATTTTGCTTATGAACGTCCTCACAAAAAGATTAAATTTGGACTACATATTCATGGGTGTTGGTAGGAGAGATAAAAGTTTAGAATGAGaaaaaaaagattttaaaaaaatacatATAAATAAAGACAATTTCACTATTataattaaattttcatatatttAACTATAACCTAATATTTTTGAAGTtattaagatttttttttaattttcacAATTTAATATAGCCTTATACTTGTGCTCATATATACTCTTTCATTTCCTTTTATTTTTCGCATTTATATGAATCTTTTGATATTAAAGTTCAATACTATATTAATTATAAATATGTTAATAATATCTATAATTATTTATTGCACAGAGAAcaataaataaaagaaataataaataattaacatattataaaaaaatgataatattgaaaataaaattttattaattaCTTTATAAAAAATAAAGAGAATATATTTCGAAGTTAAAATTCTTACCAAgataaatgaaaaatcaattatGATAAGGAAATTTTTAAGCATAACCTTTTAGTCAAAAAAGTAAGAGTCCAATCTTGGGAGCCAAACCCAAAACCCAAAAGGTAGTTTTGTTTTGGAATTTGAACAATCTACAAATTCAAAGGAAATATGGACGGCGCATGATACTAACtataaaaacaaaacaaaaactAAAGAAAAAAATTCCCCATTTCCTAATGAAGGAATTGAAAGATACtaataataaataaaacaaaactTTAACAACAAAGTCTATATGCTATATGCTAAGCAATATTTAACATAATAGCAACACAAAAGACATGTTGATGGTAGCTTCTAGCCTTCTATTAACATGAGCAGCATGACCAATCCAAACACCACAAAATTGGGTAAGTTGCTATTGTTTTTAAAGACATGAATTGAAGGATAGGTCAGAAGAGCCTCAAAGTAACACACCCTATGTTCAATGGAACCATGCCTATCATCAATCTATGGAATCAAACGTCACATTGATGCATATAAAATACTATAAAAATATGTACTCACAAGATGGCAAATCTAAAAAGAAGACAAACTTCTAGTTTTTGATTTAGATTCATTCAATACCTAAAAGTGAGATAAGGCATTGTATGTTAAATTTTGTTCATATTCATAAAATGTTGGTTGCAACcaattatatatatttttttggttATTTAAAATTTAGATAAAATCATGTCTATCTTAATATTGTCATGTATAAAATTCTTATATTTGACTTTATTTGATAAAATAATAGTTGAGAATTATTTTTGgattatcaaaaaaaaaaagttGATAATGAAGTTTATTAAAAAGATTTAGAAAAATTAAATTTCACATGCTCACCATAACTCGTCAATTCAGATTCAAATCTTTATGAGTTTTAAATTGAAACTGATTAAAAACGAGTATTCAAACACATTCTCAATCTCATTAGGATTGTTTACGAGTTGGATTGAGTCAAATTTGATCAAATTCAATACCGAACCCAATAAATAGTATCTTTATCAATAAATTGGATTGAAATGGATTCACGGATCATCTactaaatataatttttaaaataaaaatgaaatatCATTTCAATTCACatatttattttatataaatattaaaaaatcataaagttttagtatttaatttaatgtatCATTTAATACCTAAAAGCTCTTTCACAATGTGAATCAACTCCAAAAACAAATGCAAATTGGATAAAATATCATTTATTTCTCTTTCAATAAAGAAATTTGATCTCTCAAATTTGATATAAGTTTAAATTTTTACCATTAATAAAAACTATAATTTTATTAAAAACTGATAGAGTAACGATTTTGCTAGATTGTTAATAAAATAATAGAATGAAAATAACCAAACATGTCAATGGGTTGAATACGTGGATTCGCAAATTTAAAATTTCAAACTCGTTATCCAAACCAAATATTAATGAGTTTGAATGAATTGGTTTGAGTCAGATCCGTTATAAAATCTTCCTCCCTcgtgttaaatgatatgaattGACCACTATGCTTCTCTTCCAAACATTCCATGTCCAACAAAACAATAATGTTTTaacatttattattataattatttacACAAGACCTTTATCTTTATTTCCCTCTCTTTAACTACTTTTACTTTATTTGCAAGACCAAAAATATTGAACCACTGTATACAACATTCAGCTACAGAACACTACTAGATCTCACTTCACACTTCACAATAAAACCAAACAACAACAACTCTTCTCCACTTTGCTGACTACGGTCAGCCTTTGTTCCACTGCCCGTCACAAACCATAAAGCTAAACCAACTGCCCGTTGCCCTTTTTCTCACAACCTAAgattgttgttttaattatttaataaagCTCTTATATATGTTCTCTTTTACTGCACTTTTTTCTGTTCAAATTCGTTACTTTGTTTTCTATTTGTTGTTACATAGAACAACGAGATTGCTTTCTCTTTCTATCTCTAACCTTACTGCATTGTCTTCTTCTACTTATTGCTTCAGAATCTCTTCTCACTTCCATGCATTAATATTCATAAAGTCTTGTTCTTTCTTGCAAATGAACTTGTTCTTGTTTCTTAGCTGAAAATATTCGTAACTTGTTTGGGAGGTGTATATGAAGTAGAGGTGTCAAAATGGGAGATGAAAGTTCAAAGAAAACGAAGGTTTTTGTTAATTGTTATTGTTATTTGGTTATGGAAATGAAATTCAATGTTTTTGTTTGATGGGTTTGTGTATTGTGAGGTGTTGATTTTGTGTCtgtatgatgtttgatgaaaTAGCTCTCGTGGTCAAAGAAGATGGTGAGGAAGTTTTTTAATATCAAGAGCAAATGTGAAGATTCTCAAGGTGATGATGTTGTTTATGGAGGTTGGTGTTTTTGTTTTTCTTCAAAACTCTAAACTCGCTTTGCAATAGTGATCAGTTTCAACAATTTTCGAAATGAAATCAGTTACTGTTGTTGTTTCATTTGGTGAATTGAAGGTTGTAACACTGTTTTTCTTTTTTCTGCAGGAAGTGAGGTTGAATATGGAAGCAGGAATAGCTTCTCTGAGAGAGAGCCATGCACAATCAAAAAGAGCAAAACAGGTTAAAAGAATCAGTCAAAACCGTTTCTTGAACTAGGATGCCCTTTTGAAGTTCTTGATAGTAATATATCATTTAAATGCTGACATTTTTGCATTGCTATGAACAGAGAAGTTTAGTAGGAACAGCAGTCAGGTTAGGCGAGGAAGAATGAATCTCGACCATCCTCGAATTATCGATGTGCAGAACTATAGGTATACTACTTCTCCGATTCTACCTTTTTTGGCAAGAAAAGATAAAGGTTTTGTTCTGTTTCTCATGAATTGTGTGAATATTGAGCAGCATTTTTGTAGCTACATGGAATGTAGCTGGAAGATCCCCACCAAGTAATTTGAATGTAGATGATTGGCTTCATTCCTCACCACCAGCTGACATTTATGTTCTTGGGTAAGAATTGTTGCTTGTCGGTATATGTAGTCTTCAATCGAAGTTGACATTAACTTTTCGGTTAAATATGTTTTTAGTCTTTATAATTATCTCGAATTTTGCTTTTAGTCAATCTCTAcaaattacaaaaaaaataaaatatttaagGCTTAACTGTTTTACCAATGATATATTTTTCTATTCTACCTGTTTCTTACAGATTTCAAGAGGTAGTTCCATTGAACGCCGGTAATATCCTAGGGGCAGAGGACAATGGCCCTGCCAAAAAATGGCTGGCTCTTATCAGAAAGACTTTAAACAATCTTCCTGGAACAAGTGGAAGTAGTGGATGTTATACACCATCTCCAATTCCTCAGCCAGTTGTAGAGCTGAACGCAGATTTCGAGGGATCAGCTAGGCAGAAGAATTCGTCTTTCTTCCACAGACGGTCGTTCCAGACGGCTTCAAGTGGTTGGGGAATGGACAATGATCCTTCAAATGTTCAGCCGCAAGTGGATCGAAGATACAGTGTATGCGACCGTGTAATTTTCGGTAACAGGCCTAGTGACTTCGATCCTAGTTTAAGATGGGGTTATAGGCCTAGTGACTATTCAAGGGCAAGTGACTATTCGAGACCGAGTGATTATTCAAGATGGGGTTCATCTGATGATGATAATGGCCTTGTGGATTCACCAAGTACAGTCTTATTTTCACCAATGTCAACTAATGGTGGATCTGCCTCTAATGAAGATGGATATAGCATGCCGGGACATTCAAGGTACTGCCTTGTTGCAAGTAAGCAAATGGTGGGAATATACCTTACCGTATGGGTAAAAGGAGAACTCAAAGATCATGTTCGAAACATGAAAGTATCGTGTGTTGGCAGAGGATTGATGGGTTATCTCGGAAATAAGGTGAGTTTTAGCTTATTATGACTCGTGACAATCCTGACTCTTGTTTTTACATTTGACTACTAAATTTACGGAGAATATGATGGTCACTTGTGTGATGATTGGCTTAAATGAGAATTATTTTGGTTGGATTTTGCAGGGATCCATCTCAATAAGTATGTCTGTGCATGAAACAAGCTTTTGCTTTATATGTAGTCATTTAACCTCAGGACAGAAAGAGGGTGATGAACTAAGAAGAAATTCTGATGTATTGGAAATTCTTAAAAAGACTAGGTTTCCTCGTGTTCATGGCGTGGACAACGAGAAATCTCCTCAGACAATCCTCGAGCATGAGTAAGAATGAATAACTAATGCTTAATTAAGCTCCTGTGAATAACCTATTGAATAACTACTTAATTAGAAtggtttttattttttattgtcTTCTCATTTGCATATTCTCATTTTAAATTCATTAATGTAGTCGAATCATATGGCTTGGAGATTTGAATTATCGGATCGCTCTCTCCTACCGATCTGCGAAGGCACTTGTTGAGATGCAAAATTGGAGAGCGTTGTTAGAAAATGATCAAGTATGTCTTTAAACTCATCAATAATCCCATGTTTATTGTTTTCCTCCAATGTAAAATTTTGTAACAAACTTAACAAGCCTTAACTATTGACACACCTGACAGTTGAGAATAGAGCAAAAAAGAGGTCGCGCGTTTGTGGGATGGAACGAAGGGAAGATATATTTTCCTCCAACATACAAGTATTCAACTAATTCAGATCGATATTCGGGAGATGATATGCACCCCAAGGAGAAAAGGAGAACACCTGCATGGTAAGATTTCTTAGAATTTGGATTAAGCTTAATTCAACTCTACAAAAGCGGCTCATAAACACATTTTTCAGACCTTATTTGATTAAATGTTAAACTCTTAACAAGATTATCACATAGCTCAATACAAATTTAGAAGAAATTCACTATAAATGCTAAAAGTCAATTGTATACCATGGAAAAAATATATGTTACAAAATGAAGTATGTTTCATGATATATGATATATTTTGGATAAATGGTTACAACTTATGCTGACATGAATATTTTTTGTTTCATAGGTGTGACCGTATTTTATGGTACGGCGAAGGTCTCCATCAGTTATCTTATGTTCGCGGGGAATCAAGATTTTCAGACCATAGACCAGTTTATGGAATATTTTGGGCTGAGGTTGAGTCAACTCATGGAAAATTGAAGAAAAGTATGAGTTGTTCTGGTTCCAGAATTGAGGTGGATGAACTTATGCCATATTCCGGGGGATATACTGAGCTAAACTTTTTCTAAAGATATGGAAGGCCGAACAAGAAACGTGTCCATCCATAATCAAGTACTTTATCTATTCCTTTCACACTCTCATAATCATGCTTGTAAGATAGTGGAACTTAAGCCTCTTAGAGTTTgttttttttccttctttttctTTGTATAAGCTCATTCAAATACAACattcaaatagaaaaataaaagacTATGTGCAGAACCCTAGGAAAACTTGACCCTTCCCCAAAAAGGGGGCCTAAATGTTTCCTTATGATATTGATGGTTAGACCAAAAGTACAAAATTCTGAGGCTGTAACTGGTTTATATAGAATTGAACACAATAGAATGGAATATTGGATCATACAACCTAAAGAATATTCAAACGTGATCTTTCCCATTAATTAACCTGTTTAAGTTGACTTATTTGAGCCTGTCTACTAATATAAACACTTGTGAGACCGTTTGGAAGAGGTTATGAAAACAACTTATGACATGTCCATCAGCCGTTTTCAACTTACTGCTACAAACTCTACAAGATAGCTTATATGAAAATAGTTTGACTTTATATTAGATTTTGTGATTGTGATAGCTTATACATAAACACTTATTTGATAAATGCTTGTGCTACAAGCAGTTAATTAATTCGTTTTCTGAACAAAGTTATGCATTATTAGATATACAAATTTATTTCATGAATTTGAAAGCCAACATAAACAAGCTATGTTTAAAGTATAGTATGAGAAGTCTATATCTCATTCCCTTCAACTTTGAAGTCCTTTTGTTCGTTTCTTATTGTCATTACAATTATTCTTTTTTACTTGAATTAGAAATCTTACATGCCCCTGTTACTGTTTCAGCAAAATGGTCCCCATTTACCAATAGGGATTTTACTTTGAAGAAATTCTTTCAATGGAGTGAGATAGATAGGGACAACCCATTTCCCACATACCGAAAAAGGTTAGTTTTTTCTTCTCTCTTTCATGCTTTTTTTCTTCTTTGTTCTGCTTTTGCCTCATTTCTTTGTCTAATTTTGCCTTCACTTTATCTTTTTCAGTTTACAATCTCTAGTTTTGGTGCTTTCCCTAACACATGATCAATACAACACATCATCTTGATACCAAATTAACAAACACTCAAAGTTTCCATTTTATCAATCATTAGGTACTACTACTACATTGTTGTTACTATATATTAAATTATTAATGCTAGTTTATGTTTACTTTTAATTAACAACAATAGATAGTACATGCTTACTAATGATCAGAGCTTTTTTTATTGTGCAGGTAGTTGAACAGAAGATTCTTTTTTATTCAAgatttttttaattgattttagGGAATATTTATGATGACTGAATGAAGGTGGAAGATTGTCAGAATAATCATTTGGGCACTAACTTTATTTAATGTAATGTAAAGAGAATGAGAGTTTTGATGTATAGTGATTGCTGCCACAGTAAAAAAGATATTGAAGTTCATAATTGATTCCAGAAACTCTCTTGTGCTGAGTTCTCTGTCTGTGTCTGCAATCAGCATGATAATTTTTTTACTGATAAAGTTGGTTTTGACATCAAAATCAAATAGGAAAGCACTATTGTTAATTGTTAGAGTCCTCTTATATGTTTTTGGAGGTCAAATTTAACCATATAAAGCTCTATTTAATCATGTTTTAACTGTGGAAAAGTTTTGATCCTATACGGTAATCTGTGTTGCACGTTTTTAAGATAATTTGGGTTTTTCTTTTTACTTATGAGGAACAGTATTTGAGTATTTAACAAAACCAAAAGAGGCATGCAAGTTTGGCGGGGAAAACTGTTGGAAGTTTTAATACAACAGGGCCCTCTCTTCTTTCAAGATATGCTATTTACATACCTTTCAATTGCTGTTGTTTACTTTTGACTAGATGGACCTTAGCTACTTTACCTTAATACCTGTTTTTTTTTTTGGTGTGTGTGTATATTTAGGATCCCTAAGAAAAGTTGAAACATTAACAATTGCAGAAATGGACTAATGCTAAATCATTAGTTGAGTAATAGTTCTATAGGAAGGTAAACTAGTGGTACACATTCCACAATAATTGCCTCACTCTCATTTTTTAAAGTAGATTCATAAAGGTGGTAATCGTAGATAAATGTGATGTGATAATATTATAACTAGAGCTTAGTGTCTATTATGGACTCTGATAGGGAGAATTTAATCTGCCAACTCCACGTCTATGTTGTATCTGATACCTCTTAAACATGTGTTTTTACCATTATATATTTGTATAAAGTTACTATCGTCTATGTTATATCTGATACCTCTATAACATGTATTTTTACCATTATATATTTGTATAAAGTTACTATTTTTTCATAAAGTATGAATACATATTGGAAATTTCAAAATTATATTAGAAATTTTCTGAAAATGTACAAAGATATCGTAATTTCATAAAGAATACCGGCAATTTTTGTTTTCTATGAAAAATATCAGTTTTTCTTTAATTTTTGATATAGATCGTAATTATCATATCGAAAATTTTGAAATCTCAGGTATAGACTAAATATTTTCAGAAATTTTGGAAAATCTGATTGAAATTGAggtattaatttttttttttgcattaaTAATCCGATAAAATAACTACCTGATAAAATATATACATAAAATGGAAAATATGCTACATATAGGAATACAAAACAAATTAGGGTGAATTTCTAACATCATCTTCCCAGTGCCTAATGCGTCTCGCATATGCTGCTTCTCATGCTTTTGCATCTTTAATACAGTTCTATCGCCAACGACCAGTGACGCGAGACAATGGACAATCAAGTTTCAATTTTACTTGAACCTAATGATTGTTGTTGACAAAACCAACAACAATGATTTTATGCCTACTCGTATACATAGGCGGAGCTACGGCAAGGGGAAAAATATGATGTTAAGTTTCTTGGACAAAGAGACAAATATGACATTGTATCTACAAGCAATAGGGTAACCCATATCATGAATCGTCATTTATTTATCCATACCCTACACATCCAAGGTAGATACTCGCAACACACTTCTAACTATAGAGATCATGTCATAGAACAATTTGTAATACAATTGAGGATGTTGATGAACTTGGGTATGTAATTGCGTATGAACCAAAGACCATGCTCTTCGCCCCATACAAGTAAAGTTGCAATAACACAGAAACCACAATTTTCATCGTTAACAATATCAACCATGTCATCAATGTATGCATGTCATAAATCAGAAAATTGAGACAAGTAAACATGTCCTGAAGATTCAATGGACGATTAACTTTTAGCCGACATACTTGACGGTTGACTTCCAGTTGTTTTGTGCATGATATCTCCGTAACCTGACTCCCTTGCGAGCGCTCATCATACTCCCACTATGAATGATCACAATGTGCATCACTCTTTTCACCATTTCTTCTCTTTAACTCATGTCTTTGGCATGTATTTCATCGACGGTGGACACATAGAAGTTGTGGATGAACGTGTTAATTCCCAAACCTTTTTCTTCAACGTCCTCTGGCCTGCAATATCCAAAGTACTGAAATATATCTTCAACTCTTCACACTCTACTTCTAAATCCAATTGTGTACCACTATCTTCATGAGTGATCTCATGGTCTTC is a window of Lathyrus oleraceus cultivar Zhongwan6 chromosome 6, CAAS_Psat_ZW6_1.0, whole genome shotgun sequence DNA encoding:
- the LOC127091954 gene encoding type IV inositol polyphosphate 5-phosphatase 7 isoform X2, whose amino-acid sequence is MGDESSKKTKLSWSKKMVRKFFNIKSKCEDSQGSEVEYGSRNSFSEREPCTIKKSKTEKFSRNSSQVRRGRMNLDHPRIIDVQNYSIFVATWNVAGRSPPSNLNVDDWLHSSPPADIYVLGFQEVVPLNAGNILGAEDNGPAKKWLALIRKTLNNLPGTSGSSGCYTPSPIPQPVVELNADFEGSARQKNSSFFHRRSFQTASSGWGMDNDPSNVQPQVDRRYSVCDRVIFGNRPSDFDPSLRWGYRPSDYSRASDYSRPSDYSRWGSSDDDNGLVDSPSTVLFSPMSTNGGSASNEDGYSMPGHSRYCLVASKQMVGIYLTVWVKGELKDHVRNMKVSCVGRGLMGYLGNKGSISISMSVHETSFCFICSHLTSGQKEGDELRRNSDVLEILKKTRFPRVHGVDNEKSPQTILEHDRIIWLGDLNYRIALSYRSAKALVEMQNWRALLENDQLRIEQKRGRAFVGWNEGKIYFPPTYKYSTNSDRYSGDDMHPKEKRRTPAWCDRILWYGEGLHQLSYVRGESRFSDHRPVYGIFWAEVESTHGKLKKSMSCSGSRIEVDELMPYSGGYTELNFF
- the LOC127091954 gene encoding type IV inositol polyphosphate 5-phosphatase 7 isoform X1, whose amino-acid sequence is MGDESSKKTKLSWSKKMVRKFFNIKSKCEDSQGDDVVYGGSEVEYGSRNSFSEREPCTIKKSKTEKFSRNSSQVRRGRMNLDHPRIIDVQNYSIFVATWNVAGRSPPSNLNVDDWLHSSPPADIYVLGFQEVVPLNAGNILGAEDNGPAKKWLALIRKTLNNLPGTSGSSGCYTPSPIPQPVVELNADFEGSARQKNSSFFHRRSFQTASSGWGMDNDPSNVQPQVDRRYSVCDRVIFGNRPSDFDPSLRWGYRPSDYSRASDYSRPSDYSRWGSSDDDNGLVDSPSTVLFSPMSTNGGSASNEDGYSMPGHSRYCLVASKQMVGIYLTVWVKGELKDHVRNMKVSCVGRGLMGYLGNKGSISISMSVHETSFCFICSHLTSGQKEGDELRRNSDVLEILKKTRFPRVHGVDNEKSPQTILEHDRIIWLGDLNYRIALSYRSAKALVEMQNWRALLENDQLRIEQKRGRAFVGWNEGKIYFPPTYKYSTNSDRYSGDDMHPKEKRRTPAWCDRILWYGEGLHQLSYVRGESRFSDHRPVYGIFWAEVESTHGKLKKSMSCSGSRIEVDELMPYSGGYTELNFF